In a genomic window of Lycium ferocissimum isolate CSIRO_LF1 chromosome 9, AGI_CSIRO_Lferr_CH_V1, whole genome shotgun sequence:
- the LOC132029718 gene encoding protein RRC1-like isoform X5, with protein MATKGRDYEKKEDKPREKEKGKARNIDNFMEELKHEQEMRERRNQDREQWRDRHTENSAPSSRFDELPDDFDPSGRPGSFDDGDPQTTNLYVGNLSPQVDENFLLRTFGRFGPIASVKIMWPRTEEERRRQRNCGFVAFMNRADAQAAKDEMEGVIVYEYELKIGWGKSVSLPSQALPAPPPGQMAIRSKEGATVILSGPSGPSGPPVSTVPGQNSELVLTPNVPDIMVVPPEDDHLRHVIDTMALYVLDGGCAFEQAIMERGRGNPLFSFLFELGSKEHTYYVWRLYSFAQGDTLQRWRTVPFIMITGSGRWIPPSLPTPKGGDHEKEAGSTYAAGRSRRVEVERTLTDAQRDEFEDMLRSLTLERSQIKDAMGFALDNADAAGEVVEVLTESLTLKETPIPTKVSRLMLVSDILHNSSAPVKNASAYRTKFEASLPDIIESFNDLYRSITGRITAEALKERVLKVLQVWADWFLFSDAYVNGLRATFLRTGNSGVIPFHSLCGDAPEVEQRTSSDDAADGGKINPDGALAIGKGAAMKELLSLPLTELERRCRHNGLSIVGGREMMVARLLYLEEAEKQRGHELDEDLKFASQSSSARFPSSRKDSNLELDRMAPSGRNSQVDYDVQLKQRESVSSPPTNSAPHHNSIDFSSEGKSDTILPTSKWAREDDESDDEQKRSSRDLGLTYSSSGSENAGDGLSKIKDAELTTDTSNSAYLESGMNEELRQKLRRLEVALIEYRESLEERGTTSLDEIEKKVEIHRQRLQSEYGLLNFSDDTSKKAGRSSLERREKRDDSREGSRKRQRSRSRSGSPQWKSSSRDRDSDREKRRERERKSGSRERDDHDRDRSRERRRAR; from the exons ATGGCAACTAAGGGCAGAGATTATGAGAAGAAG GAGGATAAGCCGAGGGAAAAAGAGAAAGGCAAGGCTAGGAACATTGATAATTTCATGGAGGAACTGAAGCACGAACAAGAAATGAGGGAAAGGCGTAACCAAGACCGTGAACAGTGGCGTGATCGTCATACTGAAAATTCTGCT CCATCTAGTCGGTTTGATGAACTGCCCGATGACTTTGATCCTAGTGGAAGGCCTGGATCATTTGATGATGGAGACCCACAAACGACAAATCTCTACGTAGGAAATCTATCACCTCAG GTTGATGAGAATTTTCTTTTGCGCACATTTGGGAGGTTTGGCCCCATTGCAAGTGTAAAAATAATGTGGCCTAGgacagaagaagaaagaaggcgACAGAGGAATTGTGGTTTTGTAGCTTTCATGAATAGAGCTGATGCTCAGGCTGCAAAAGATGAGATGGAAG GAGTTATTGTTTATGAATATGAGTTGAAGATTGGGTGGGGTAAATCTGTCTCTCTGCCTTCTCAAGCACTCCCTGCTCCCCCTCCAGGACAAATGGCTATCAGGAGTAAGGAG GGTGCAACTGTTATTTTATCGGGTCCATCAGGTCCATCAGGTCCTCCAGTTTCTACTGTTCCAGGCCAGAATTCTGAGTTG GTTCTCACTCCAAATGTACCTGATATTATGGTTGTTCCACCTGAGGATGATCACCTTCGCCACGTAATTGATACAATGGCTCTGTATGTTCTCGATGGAGGTTGTGCTTTTGAACAAGCCATAATGGAGCGAGGCCGTGGAAATCCTCTCTTCAGTTTCTTGTTTGAGCTTGGCTCGAAGGAGCATACTTACTACGTTTGGAGGCTTTATTCTTTCGCTCAG GGAGATACTCTTCAACGGTGGAGGACAGTCCCTTTCATCATGATAACTGGTAGTGGGAG GTGGATACCACCCTCTCTACCAACACCGAAAGGAGGTGATCATGAAAAAGAAGCTGGGAGCACATATGCTGCTGGAAGAAGCAGG CGGGTGGAGGTTGAACGGACATTGACTGATGCTCAGAGGGATGAATTTGAGGATATGCTCCGTTCATTGACACTAGAAAGAAGTCAAATAAAAGACGCAATGGGTTTTGCTTTGGACAATGCTGATGCTGCTGGAGAG GTTGTTGAAGTTTTGACTGAGTCTTTGACACTTAAGGAAACTCCAATACCAACAAAAGTTTCCAGGCTCATGCTTGTGTCTGATATTCTTCATAATAGTAGCGCTCCTGTGAAGAATGCATCTGCTTATCGCACCAAATTTGAAGCCTCTTTACCAGACATAATAGAAAGCTTCAATGATCTGTATCGAAGTATAACAGGACGAATTACTGCTGAGGCACTTAAA GAGAGAGTTCTGAAAGTGCTTCAAGTATGGGCTGATTGGTTTTTGTTTTCGGATGCCTATGTCAATGGTTTACGAGCTACCTTTCTTCGAACGGGGAATTCTGGTGTGATCCCCTTTCATTCTCTGTGTGGTGATGCACCTGAAGTAGAACAAAGGACCAGCTCTGACGATGCAGCTGATGGCGGCAAAATTAACCCAGATGGTGCATTGGCAATTGGAAAAGGAGCTGCTATGAAGGAACTGTTGAGCCTTCCCCTTACTGAGCTAGAAAGACGATGCAGGCACAATGGTTTGTCTATCGTAGGCGGCAGGGAAATGATGGTTGCTCGGTTACTTTATCTGGAAGAGGCTGAAAAGCAGAGAGGTCATGAACTAGATGAAGATTTGAAATTTGCGAGCCAATCAAGTTCTGCTAGGTTCCCCAGTAGCCGGAAAGATAGCAACCTTGAGTTGGATAGGATGGCTCCTTCCGGACGGAATAGTCAAGTGGATTATGACGTACAACTCAAACAACGAGAGTCTGTATCTTCACCCCCAACAAATTCTGCTCCACACCATAATTCAATTGACTTTTCCAGTGAGGGCAAAAGTGACACAATTTTGCCTACATCTAAATGGGCCAGAGAGGATGATGAAAGTGATGACGAACAGAAGAGAAGTTCGAGGGACCTGGGGTTGACATATTCATCTTCAGGAAGTGAGAATGCTGGTGATGGGCTTAGCAAGATCAAAGATGCAGAGCTTACAACTGACACAAGCAATTCAGCATACCTGGAAAGTGGAATGAACGAAGAGTTGAG ACAAAAGCTGAGGCGTCTTGAGGTTGCATTGATTGAATATCGTGAATCTCTTGAAGAACGAGGAACAACAAGTCTGGATGAAATTGAGAAGAAAGTTGAAATCCATCGGCAACGCCTACAATCTGAATATGGTTTATTGAATTTCAGCGACGATACTTCAAAGAAAG CAGGTAGGTCATCTTtggagaggagagagaaaagagacGATTCTCGTGAAGGTTCTAGGAAGCGTCAGCGCAGCCGGAGCAGAAGTGGAAGCCCTCAGTGGAAATCTTCCAGCAGAGACCGTGACAGTGATAGGGAAAAGCGTCGTGAGAGGGAAAGGAAGAGTGGAAGCAGGGAGAGAGATGATCATGATAGAGACAGATCTAGGGAGAGAAGACGGGCCAGATGA